Proteins from a single region of Oreochromis niloticus isolate F11D_XX linkage group LG7, O_niloticus_UMD_NMBU, whole genome shotgun sequence:
- the LOC102081017 gene encoding mucin-5AC isoform X2 → MVSKEPDHLLTGQTNGKSSLADKLPGTMTVRSVLLNRDSPDIESRLKRRRNRTHQVRFKDLEDGSSSSGNSGTGENNSHQKPAKDCDSPHPLRKHSSRSPLPWTDRDRPQTKDLPGQTSVVGAVRGDMASTIEVVAAFLARAPPHPLTPGPTRRTWAPPQANSLTLPMTRRPSTSTSTAIQTSPCLKKPQSLSSSHTRSHSLGDSVGVDGDDEHDSQDEFLTHNHVLLPASKDQNGPPGPGERTVVERRSKVSRTEMKSAVKTSRHSCPPSVLQNAEPYHCSSVSCRDGPKRQGSSTPSAVRRRKRLNRTTSDPGKEVHYCTTPTQTESPSPSPPPSNAKLCTTQVQTESPSPPLSSKYCTAQSQTENHHSPPSSEEQRTTQIQTTSTNPTLPLNAEQCTAQIQTSSPSHSSPDCKLSTTQTQTKSPFASPPLIPSPSSVQTLCKPISPTVTPDPPTTQTTTVPYCTSPPPTSAPIQTPEHCTKLLCTSPAKLVSTTPPPPKALSIPYSTSVPTVTQLPVPYYTVVSPPTTPSTAAVCSSASSAASPCPTQNCTPLMSNMVTSPQLTRSTPSPTITPIITPADLTKHPTPAPNVIHQPPSAASNTTSSSNVTPCTFVTQTAISCTSISYYTTTHAVGPHAPHLNPTAPSYATVIQTVSHCNIPCQTLQNTSSACTGITPYSSPVPKLKSCTSPPPLVKTYASTLANVQQCATPTKAIPLYSSTFRAAPPYTPPSQTPYNAQDKRGIRLPPPPPPPPPYTPRKKGNDPPGPAVRTPMLRADSKVSNKDKDREKEKKEDIKDSPKLCERASSLKHRAQTPPVAVMKGEKQSSSSSSSPAKACFKPSCLSSAQAQLGALHKMLCSGANVRPNTPNSQHALPPNQQGCSGSRGCSASGGRPTAGPLTATQADTLRQVQEILGGLVSGARCKLDPSRVTEKLLSPNGPLHDIRSLQTQLHSLEGVLETSQNTIKVLLDVIQDLEKKEAERDGHSYRTGQDIENCGTCRDCACIIYSVEHDFRLQEGQVVRTWKVGDPPEGSPQTPTPQPTAPHQQDSPQPVRPPATTKKNRKKCFWFL, encoded by the exons ATGGTGAGCAAAGAGCCTGACCACTTGCTCACAGGCCAGACCAATGGCAAGAGCAGCTTGGCAGACAAGTTACCTGGGACAATGACCGTGCGCTCTGTGCTTCTCAATCGAGACTCCCCCGATATTGAAAGTCGCCTCAAGCGGCGCCGCAACCGCACCCACCAGGTCCGCTTCAAAGACCTGGAAGATGGTAGCAGCAGCAGTGGCAACAGTGGAACAGGGGAAAACAATAGCCATCAGAAGCCTGCCAAAGACTGTGACAGTCCACATCCTCTTcgcaaacacagcagcaggtCCCCCCTGCCATGGACTGACAGGGATAGGCCACAGACCAAGGATCTACCTGGCCAAACCTCTGTGGTTGGGGCTGTGCGTGGTGACATGGCGAGCACTATAGAGGTGGTGGCTGCCTTTTTAGCTCGAGCGCCTCCTCATCCATTGACACCTGGTCCTACACGTCGAACCTGGGCACCACCACAGGCTAACTCTCTAACCTTGCCAATGACACGCAGGCCCAGCACAAGCACCAGCACAGCCATTCAGACCTCCCCATGCCTGAAAAAGCCCCaatctctctcttcctcccacACTCGTAGCCACAGCCTTGGGGACTCAGTTGGGGTGGATGGGGATGACGAACATGACTCTCAAGACGAGTTCCTTACTCACAACCATGTGTTGTTACCTGCGTCCAAAGATCAGAACGGTCCTCCTGGCCCAGGGGAGCGAACTGTGGTGGAACGAAGGTCTAAAGTATCAAGGACAGAAATGAAGTCTGCTGTAAAAACCTCAAGGCACAGCTGCCCTCCTTCAGTCCTTCAAAATGCTGAGCCATACCACTGTTCCTCTGTATCCTGCCGAGATGGACCCAAACGTCAGGGAAGCAGTACTCCCTCAGCGGTCAGGAGGAGAAAGCGTCTAAACAGGACAACGAGTGATCCCGGAAAGGAAGTGCACTACTGCACCACTCCCACACAGACTGAAAGTCCCAGTCCATCCCCACCCCCTTCAAATGCCAAACTCTGTACCACTCAAGTTCAGACTGAGAGCCCATCCCCTCCTTTAAGTTCAAAGTACTGCACCGCCCAGAGTCAAACTGAAAATCACCATTCTCCACCTTCAAGTGAGGAACAACGCACAACCCAAATTCAGACCACCAGTACCAATCCAACCCTACCTCTGAATGCTGAACAGTGTACCGCTCAAATACAAACAAGCTCTCCCAGTCACTCTTCTCCTGATTGTAAACTTTCCactacacagacacaaactaaaaGCCCGTTTGCTTCCCCACCTTTAATACCATCACCCAGCTCAGTGCAAACTCTGTGCAAGCCTATATCCCCAACAGTGACTCCAGACCCTCCTACTACCCAAACAACTACTGTGCCTTATTGTACATCTCCCCCACCTACAAGTGCACCAATACAAACCCCTGAGCACTGCACAAAGCTACTTTGTACTTCTCCAGCCAAGTTAGTTTCCACGACCCCACCTCCTCCCAAAGCACTTTCCATTCCTTACTCCACTTCTGTACCTACTGTTACCCAACTCCCAGTCCCCTATTACACTGTTGTGTCCCCACCAACAACACCCAGCACAGCCGCGGTCTGCTCCAGTGCTTCTTCAGCTGCATCGCCATGCCCCACCCAAAACTGCACCCCCCTTATGTCAAACATGGTGACATCCCCTCAGTTAACCCGCTCCACCCCTTCCCCAACTATAACACCCATTATAACTCCTGCTGATCTCACCAAACATCCAACCCCTGCCCCAAATGTAATACATCAACCACCATCAGCAGCATCAAATACTACATCTTCATCAAATGTAACTCCCTGTACATTTGTTACTCAAACTGCCATATCTTGCACATCCATATCATATTACACAACTACACATGCAGTTGGTCCCCATGCACCTCACTTGAATCCAACTGCACCTTCTTATGCCACAGTCATTCAAACTGTCTCTCATTGCAACATCCCATGTCAAACTTTGCAAAATACCTCTTCTGCTTGCACAGGCATAACCCCTTATTCCTCCCCCGTCCCAAAACTGAAATCTTGCACTTCCCCGCCTCCGCTTGTGAAAACCTATGCGTCCACTCTTGCAAATGTTCAACAATGTGCAACACCAACTAAAGCCATTCCTCTGTACTCTTCCACATTTCGTGCTGCACCACCATACACCCCCCCTTCTCAGACCCCGTACAATGCTCAGGATAAGAGGGGCATTCGacttccacctcctcctccaccgcCTCCACCATACACACCACGAAAAAAGGGAAATGATCCGCCAGGTCCTGCAGTCCGAACACCCATGCTCAGGGCAGACAGCAAGGTCAGCAACAAAGATAAAGatagagagaaggaaaaaaaggaggatATAAAAGACTCACCAAAGCTCTGTGAGAGAGCCAGCTCTCTGAAGCACAGAGCTCAAACTCCGCCAGTTGCTGTGATGAAGGGAGAGAAgcagtcctcctcctcctcctcctctcctgccaAGGCCTGTTTTAagcccagctgtcttagctcaGCCCAGGCTCAGCTTGGGGCGCTACACAAAATGCTCTGCTCAGGAGCCAACGTCAGGCCGAACACCCCCAACAGCCAACACGCTCTCCCTCCAAATCAGCAGGGATGCTCTGGATCCAGGGGCTGCTCTGCTTCTGGGGGGCGGCCTACAGCTGGGCCCCTGACTGCCACCCAGGCTGATACTCTGAGACAGGTCCAGGAAATTCTGGGAGGGTTGGTGTCTGGGGCCAGGTGTAAATTGGACCCATCCAGGGTCACAGAAAAGCTCTTGAGTCCCAATGGCCCCCTGCATGATATTCGTAGCTTGCAGACTCAACTTCACAGCCTGGAGGGGGTCCTGGAGACCAGCCAGAACACCATTAAGGTCCTGCTGGATGTCATTCAAGACCTTGAGAAGAAGGAAGCTGAGAGAGATGG ACATTCCTACAGAACCGGACAGGACATTGAGAACTGTGGGACCTGCAGGGACTGCGCGTGCATCATCTACAG TGTAGAGCATGACTTTCGCCTGCAGGAAGGGCAGGTTGTACGCACGTGGAAGGTGGGCGACCCTCCAGAAGGCTCGCCACAGACACCCACACCCCAGCCCACGGCACCTCACCAACAGGACTCCCCACAACCAGTGCGACCCCCTGCCACCACCAAGAAGAACCGGAAGAAGTGCTTCTGGTTCCTCTGA
- the LOC102081017 gene encoding mucin-5AC isoform X1 — protein sequence MVSKEPDHLLTGQTNGKSSLADKLPGTMTVRSVLLNRDSPDIESRLKRRRNRTHQVRFKDLEDGSSSSGNSGTGENNSHQKPAKDCDSPHPLRKHSSRSPLPWTDRDRPQTKDLPGQTSVVGAVRGDMASTIEVVAAFLARAPPHPLTPGPTRRTWAPPQANSLTLPMTRRPSTSTSTAIQTSPCLKKPQSLSSSHTRSHSLGDSVGVDGDDEHDSQDEFLTHNHVLLPASKDQNGPPGPGERTVVERRSKVSRTEMKSAVKTSRHSCPPSVLQNAEPYHCSSVSCRDGPKRQGSSTPSAVRRRKRLNRTTSDPGKEVHYCTTPTQTESPSPSPPPSNAKLCTTQVQTESPSPPLSSKYCTAQSQTENHHSPPSSEEQRTTQIQTTSTNPTLPLNAEQCTAQIQTSSPSHSSPDCKLSTTQTQTKSPFASPPLIPSPSSVQTLCKPISPTVTPDPPTTQTTTVPYCTSPPPTSAPIQTPEHCTKLLCTSPAKLVSTTPPPPKALSIPYSTSVPTVTQLPVPYYTVVSPPTTPSTAAVCSSASSAASPCPTQNCTPLMSNMVTSPQLTRSTPSPTITPIITPADLTKHPTPAPNVIHQPPSAASNTTSSSNVTPCTFVTQTAISCTSISYYTTTHAVGPHAPHLNPTAPSYATVIQTVSHCNIPCQTLQNTSSACTGITPYSSPVPKLKSCTSPPPLVKTYASTLANVQQCATPTKAIPLYSSTFRAAPPYTPPSQTPYNAQDKRGIRLPPPPPPPPPYTPRKKGNDPPGPAVRTPMLRADSKVSNKDKDREKEKKEDIKDSPKLCERASSLKHRAQTPPVAVMKGEKQSSSSSSSPAKACFKPSCLSSAQAQLGALHKMLCSGANVRPNTPNSQHALPPNQQGCSGSRGCSASGGRPTAGPLTATQADTLRQVQEILGGLVSGARCKLDPSRVTEKLLSPNGPLHDIRSLQTQLHSLEGVLETSQNTIKVLLDVIQDLEKKEAERDGRHSYRTGQDIENCGTCRDCACIIYSVEHDFRLQEGQVVRTWKVGDPPEGSPQTPTPQPTAPHQQDSPQPVRPPATTKKNRKKCFWFL from the exons ATGGTGAGCAAAGAGCCTGACCACTTGCTCACAGGCCAGACCAATGGCAAGAGCAGCTTGGCAGACAAGTTACCTGGGACAATGACCGTGCGCTCTGTGCTTCTCAATCGAGACTCCCCCGATATTGAAAGTCGCCTCAAGCGGCGCCGCAACCGCACCCACCAGGTCCGCTTCAAAGACCTGGAAGATGGTAGCAGCAGCAGTGGCAACAGTGGAACAGGGGAAAACAATAGCCATCAGAAGCCTGCCAAAGACTGTGACAGTCCACATCCTCTTcgcaaacacagcagcaggtCCCCCCTGCCATGGACTGACAGGGATAGGCCACAGACCAAGGATCTACCTGGCCAAACCTCTGTGGTTGGGGCTGTGCGTGGTGACATGGCGAGCACTATAGAGGTGGTGGCTGCCTTTTTAGCTCGAGCGCCTCCTCATCCATTGACACCTGGTCCTACACGTCGAACCTGGGCACCACCACAGGCTAACTCTCTAACCTTGCCAATGACACGCAGGCCCAGCACAAGCACCAGCACAGCCATTCAGACCTCCCCATGCCTGAAAAAGCCCCaatctctctcttcctcccacACTCGTAGCCACAGCCTTGGGGACTCAGTTGGGGTGGATGGGGATGACGAACATGACTCTCAAGACGAGTTCCTTACTCACAACCATGTGTTGTTACCTGCGTCCAAAGATCAGAACGGTCCTCCTGGCCCAGGGGAGCGAACTGTGGTGGAACGAAGGTCTAAAGTATCAAGGACAGAAATGAAGTCTGCTGTAAAAACCTCAAGGCACAGCTGCCCTCCTTCAGTCCTTCAAAATGCTGAGCCATACCACTGTTCCTCTGTATCCTGCCGAGATGGACCCAAACGTCAGGGAAGCAGTACTCCCTCAGCGGTCAGGAGGAGAAAGCGTCTAAACAGGACAACGAGTGATCCCGGAAAGGAAGTGCACTACTGCACCACTCCCACACAGACTGAAAGTCCCAGTCCATCCCCACCCCCTTCAAATGCCAAACTCTGTACCACTCAAGTTCAGACTGAGAGCCCATCCCCTCCTTTAAGTTCAAAGTACTGCACCGCCCAGAGTCAAACTGAAAATCACCATTCTCCACCTTCAAGTGAGGAACAACGCACAACCCAAATTCAGACCACCAGTACCAATCCAACCCTACCTCTGAATGCTGAACAGTGTACCGCTCAAATACAAACAAGCTCTCCCAGTCACTCTTCTCCTGATTGTAAACTTTCCactacacagacacaaactaaaaGCCCGTTTGCTTCCCCACCTTTAATACCATCACCCAGCTCAGTGCAAACTCTGTGCAAGCCTATATCCCCAACAGTGACTCCAGACCCTCCTACTACCCAAACAACTACTGTGCCTTATTGTACATCTCCCCCACCTACAAGTGCACCAATACAAACCCCTGAGCACTGCACAAAGCTACTTTGTACTTCTCCAGCCAAGTTAGTTTCCACGACCCCACCTCCTCCCAAAGCACTTTCCATTCCTTACTCCACTTCTGTACCTACTGTTACCCAACTCCCAGTCCCCTATTACACTGTTGTGTCCCCACCAACAACACCCAGCACAGCCGCGGTCTGCTCCAGTGCTTCTTCAGCTGCATCGCCATGCCCCACCCAAAACTGCACCCCCCTTATGTCAAACATGGTGACATCCCCTCAGTTAACCCGCTCCACCCCTTCCCCAACTATAACACCCATTATAACTCCTGCTGATCTCACCAAACATCCAACCCCTGCCCCAAATGTAATACATCAACCACCATCAGCAGCATCAAATACTACATCTTCATCAAATGTAACTCCCTGTACATTTGTTACTCAAACTGCCATATCTTGCACATCCATATCATATTACACAACTACACATGCAGTTGGTCCCCATGCACCTCACTTGAATCCAACTGCACCTTCTTATGCCACAGTCATTCAAACTGTCTCTCATTGCAACATCCCATGTCAAACTTTGCAAAATACCTCTTCTGCTTGCACAGGCATAACCCCTTATTCCTCCCCCGTCCCAAAACTGAAATCTTGCACTTCCCCGCCTCCGCTTGTGAAAACCTATGCGTCCACTCTTGCAAATGTTCAACAATGTGCAACACCAACTAAAGCCATTCCTCTGTACTCTTCCACATTTCGTGCTGCACCACCATACACCCCCCCTTCTCAGACCCCGTACAATGCTCAGGATAAGAGGGGCATTCGacttccacctcctcctccaccgcCTCCACCATACACACCACGAAAAAAGGGAAATGATCCGCCAGGTCCTGCAGTCCGAACACCCATGCTCAGGGCAGACAGCAAGGTCAGCAACAAAGATAAAGatagagagaaggaaaaaaaggaggatATAAAAGACTCACCAAAGCTCTGTGAGAGAGCCAGCTCTCTGAAGCACAGAGCTCAAACTCCGCCAGTTGCTGTGATGAAGGGAGAGAAgcagtcctcctcctcctcctcctctcctgccaAGGCCTGTTTTAagcccagctgtcttagctcaGCCCAGGCTCAGCTTGGGGCGCTACACAAAATGCTCTGCTCAGGAGCCAACGTCAGGCCGAACACCCCCAACAGCCAACACGCTCTCCCTCCAAATCAGCAGGGATGCTCTGGATCCAGGGGCTGCTCTGCTTCTGGGGGGCGGCCTACAGCTGGGCCCCTGACTGCCACCCAGGCTGATACTCTGAGACAGGTCCAGGAAATTCTGGGAGGGTTGGTGTCTGGGGCCAGGTGTAAATTGGACCCATCCAGGGTCACAGAAAAGCTCTTGAGTCCCAATGGCCCCCTGCATGATATTCGTAGCTTGCAGACTCAACTTCACAGCCTGGAGGGGGTCCTGGAGACCAGCCAGAACACCATTAAGGTCCTGCTGGATGTCATTCAAGACCTTGAGAAGAAGGAAGCTGAGAGAGATGG AAGACATTCCTACAGAACCGGACAGGACATTGAGAACTGTGGGACCTGCAGGGACTGCGCGTGCATCATCTACAG TGTAGAGCATGACTTTCGCCTGCAGGAAGGGCAGGTTGTACGCACGTGGAAGGTGGGCGACCCTCCAGAAGGCTCGCCACAGACACCCACACCCCAGCCCACGGCACCTCACCAACAGGACTCCCCACAACCAGTGCGACCCCCTGCCACCACCAAGAAGAACCGGAAGAAGTGCTTCTGGTTCCTCTGA